The Falco rusticolus isolate bFalRus1 chromosome 14, bFalRus1.pri, whole genome shotgun sequence sequence GTGTGTTTACTAAGTTTGCTTGCCTGGTAGACTACTTGaatccttttttaatttattcttctctGCTATTATAGGATCAAGGCGGCTGTTCCTACTATCAAGCACTGCTTGGATCATGGAGCCAAGTCAGTGGTTTTGATGAGTCACCTGGGTCGCCCGGATGGCGTTCCCATGCCTGAAAAGTTCTCCTTGGCCCCAGTAGCTGTGGAGCTTAAAGCACTCCTGGGCAGGTGAAGTAGAAGAGCAGTCCAGCATGCCTCAGGCCCTCTCTGGCAGCGGACCTGGGTGCTTCcctttctgaaaggaagaatCACTGGTGGGATGACAGTGTGTATCTTGTGTTTGCAGGGAGGTCTTATTCCTGAAGGATTGCGTTGGTCCTGAGGTGGAGAAGGCCTGTGCTAATCCTGCAGCTGGCTCCATCATCCTGCTAGAGAACCTCCGATTCCACGTagaagaagaagggaaagggaaggatgCATCAGGGAACAAGGTGAAACTTAAGTCTAGCTTTTGTGTGTGCCTGCTCTGGTCTTACTAGCTTGTTTGCTGCAGACTGACAAGGAACCAGCAGCCGGTCTAAAATGCTGTTTATGAATTTGCTCTCAGAAGGATGTCAGAGATCTTCAGTTCAGTGTGTCCGATCATTTGTACCATGCTGTGAGGAAGTTCGAGTCAAATGCATTGAATTTCCAAGATGAAACAGCTTATGTGAAAGGTTACAGATGACTCTGTTGAAGGTGCTGTAGTCTGTAACAGAAGGAAAGCGGGGGAAATAGGGCTGTGCAGCAAACTAGTTGCTGCTTATTAGACTTTATTTTGGGACATCTAGACCAAAAAACAAGGTCTGTTTGAGATTGTTGCCACTGGGGCCATAAGAAAGACGCTTCTTTCTTGGTTATCTGACTGatgttttaatataaagttTAAACATTCTGCAGCATAGGAATTATCAAACCCTTTTATAAGCCTATCTGGTCTTAATAATCATCTAAGGCCAGGCTGCCTTGCACCTCTGACATTTTCTTGAAGGTCAGGAAGAGTGCTTGCTCcagacagctgcttttcttaGTGACAGTGACCCCACTGACTTTACACAGGTCTTGGCTCCTTTCAGATTCAGTTTGTGGGGTGGAATGCTGACATGGTGTGGTGCCCTTTATGGGCTGACACAGGACTCCTGTAAAACAGGCCAGAGAACTAGTAAGCCTTTGCTGATGGCAATAAGAAATTGAGCAAGTCTGGAATTATTTGCTACCAGAATTGTGCGCCACTGAAAGCCAATATGGTGGCAGGGAAAAGTGGGgcaaaaatttaatttgctttgggAAGCAGTCCCTTGGTTTAGTGCATTTGTGTAATTTTCAGGTTATTTAGCTGGCTGTATGCATATGGAAGCATGTGCTGCAGTTGAGCAGAAGAGGAGGGGGGCTGTTGACACACCTGCTTCTCATCCTAACAGAGGTGAAAGTTGGTGCTATGGAAATAGTGATGTGGTACAAGACTGCAGATTATTAACTGGTGCTTGTTAACAAAGCAGATCAAGTGGCAGTGGTTCCTTCGTTCAGAGCCTCTTGTGTTCTGCTTACAGATGTTACTGGTACTTAATCTCTTTGTGTAAAGCCAGGCGATTTAACAAGTGAAGGAGCAGTTGAAAACATTGTTCTATAATCTGTGTAGCCCCTTTGGCTTGTTTTATGCTCGGGCTGAACCCATCTGCCGTACATTAGTGTACCTGCCTGCCATCATCCCCATGGTGTTACATCTGGGCGCTAGCAGAGGCCTCACTGGGAATGATGAGCTGGTAAAGCAAAAAGCACTGGGAGAGGTGATAGCTTGACTGCCAGTCTGGGCCGTTCTTTAAGAGCAAGTGGCTGTAAACTAGGTCCAAGCAGTCACTTAGTGTCAGAGTGAGCTCTGCTGTCTTTTCATGGTGGTAAAGAAAACCCAACTATATGCGCTGTCCCATGAGGATTTGGTAGGATGCGTAGAGGATGGAGAAGTTTTAACAGAAATGCATCTGTTCTTGCTTACTACATGCTAAGCTTATCTTCAGCTTTCCAATGttggctgcttttgctgtggcCTGTTGTAGTGTGCAGGCTACGTATAAGTTAATCCTCAATGCATCGTTGTATCAGTCCTTCAGGAGCTTGTCCTTTTACCTGTGGCACTTGAGGaccacattttctttgttcagtaaTTGTTAGTCTCATCTCAGCATTGCCTCATCTCCACACACCCTTTCTGTTAACCTGTGGTCACCGCACAAAACTGGAAATCTGTAGGAGAGAGACTGAAAGGTTGGTAGTGCTGCAGTTCATTCCTGCTCTGATAGACTAGAAGCTTGAAGTGGGAACAGGCCTCGGGCCTGTAATAGCAGTCTCAGGGAGTTTAATGTGGAGTTTAAACcatttaaatctttctgttgCTCCTACTTACTTACTGGGAAAGACCACACGAAATACAGTGACCCACAGGATGAACTGATGAGTTTCTCCAGCTGacctttctttgctttgggTTTATAAGTCAAATTGCTGACTTTGGCTTCAGTTTCAGAATCATTTCTGTGTACCTGAATAGCACAAACttgtcattctttttctttttagatcaAGGCTGATTCTGCAAAAGTGGAGGCTTTCAGAGCCTCTCTTTCTAAACTGGGAGATGTCTATGTCAATGATGCTTTTGGAACTGCCCACCGGGCTCACAGGTGTGTATCCAGTTCCCTTCCACAGGCAGAACTGCAGAATGATGTCATGGAAACACATACAACTGTGTCCCCAGTGAGTTTTAACTTCCTTTTGGGCTTATCCCGTTACCATTCTGCTGTTTGTTCGTGAGTAATGGATTTAGTGGAGACAGTTGTCAATAGTATATGCTCTTTCAAGTTTGCTTCTGGGCACAGGAGACAGGTGTAACTCCTAAGACTTGAACTGACTTTTTAGGCTTTGaggataaaaaaattacttgctttgGACTTGTATAAATTGTCCTGCAATTATAGCAGACCTCTTTTCCAAAAGATTAATAGCTCCAGATTGATTATTCTCATGGAGTGTGGTTAGGTATGTGTGCTTTGCAAACTCCAGTGGTCTGCTTTGAGCTTGATTTCATGATCTGGTGCTGTTGGAAGAAGACATCTGTGCTCTTATGCTTAACTGTCCCTCAGCACTCTGGATCACTGGTTAACACTGTGACTTTCTTGCGTATTAATATATCTGTGCAAAAACAATCTCAGAAAGTAAGGGTGTACAGCCAGCTTATCaaagtaggaaaacaaaaaccttgtctttgttttcatgctgttcTCATTGCTGCAACTGACTAAAGGATTGGCTTTGCAATGCTGTGAGACACAGGGATGTTGGACCTGTACTGATTGAAAATTTTTCCATTCCTCACTCTTTTATTCTGCAGCTCCATGGTAGGTGTCAATCTGCCTCAGAAGGCTGCTGGCTTCCTCATGAAGAAAGAACTGGATTACTTTGCTAAGGCCCTAGAAAGTCCGGAGAGACCCTTCTTAGCAATTCTTGGAGGGTAAGACTCAAGAACATATCAACTCCATATTTCTCTTTAACTCCTctgtaagaaatgaaaagttattttggCTTGGTTCAAACAAGTGTTTTCCTTCTAACTGTGCCTACAGTTCAGATTTATAGATAAGTCCCAAGATCTCTGTAAGATACAGATTAGAGAGGAGCTAACTGGCCGTGTCTGCTCCTGTGATGATACTGTCAGGGTCTGGTCATCATATCTGCTAACCTCTTCTTAATTCCCCACATGGAGACAATCCACAGCAGTTTGTTGTACAGATGAACCAGAAGAGCTGTTAGAGACACATGATGGCCCTGAAACATTGTTGGTGACCTTTCCTCCACGGTTCAGAGTACAAGCATCCTGCACGCTCAGCACTGTTTAAATTGACACAGTCTGTCGTTATGCAATGGTGACCTACTGTAGCTGGGTAGGCCTCCACTCTCCCCCAGTACCTAGTGTGCCAAGAAACTTGAAGGTGCAAAACCAAGTGACTGTGTGTAGAAATAATTTCCCATTGCTAATGATTTTGGTCATGTTTGTACCCAGTCTGGCACTGTAGTTCAGTGACAGTATTTCAGGTCATCAGGTGAATTAAAATACCTTGCTATGTAACACAGAACTGGGACACCATAACATTCCTGTGTTCCTGACAGAAGTATGTGCcttatttctgctctttgcacccataaatgtgttttttaagaaGTAGTATTCAGTTCTTGCATAAAGTTTAAACTTTTTCTATGACCTTGGCTGTAGCGAACCTTTTTTGAGAGGTACATAACAAGGGTGACCAGGAGGTTCCCAGACTAGGAGCCTGGTACTAAACTCATTGTGTGGCCAAGGACTAACGAGTGCTGACTGCACCTTAGTGAGTCACAGGGTGAACTCTGAAGCAGTTCAGAGCCAGAAAATACCTGTATCTGTCTGGAAGTGGCACCTTTTTAGGTGGGATGGCAGATCCAGCAACTCTGGCTCGGTTGTACCAGAGGGAAGTCATGCTTGGAAGCTGTGTGTGGTCCAGTTGCAGGCTTGCTACTGCTTATCTATAATAAAATTGGGCCTAGAAGATGAACTGAGAATAACTGTACTAACAAGTAAAGTGGAAATTAAATGTGTTGGGAAAGAAAGACCATGTGCAGGAAGGTAATTCAGTGCTAGAAGCAGGGTATGTGCaagggcaagaaagaaaaatgtaattatgtaATTCACCTTCCCGTAtctttctgcctgcagctgcacagggcaAGGTGGGCACTGCAGgcttttgctgcagctctgtcccaTCCCATCAAGGCTTCTTGACCTGCTCAGTGCCTACAGCGTAGCAACATTTGCAGCTTCACGGCTTAAGCTGGGGTTGGTGGCTGGCTCACACGAGAGCTCTCCATGGTTGCCAAGACTGGATTTGTAGAGGCAATGCCTATTTCTTATGGTTAGgtctgaaagcattttgttaATGAAATTCATGCAGTTATCCATGGTTTAGAGATGGAGAAACTAAAGCaagaagaggaaatggcctcatCTAACGTCACCAAGTAGGGTATGGTCTTAAGACTATGATGGAGGTCTCAGAGTGCCAGACCAGATTTCACTCGGGGTTGTTTCCTGAGGTCTTTTATGAAGCTTTCTTTTAGATAACAACAAAAATTCCATACATGGCATTAAAGAGAGAAGACAGGAGACTTTTGTCTATTTACTGcctcctctgcctttcctaTATAAAGAAATTTTGGTATTGTTCCAATACCGTTTGTATCTTGTACCAAAAGCAGTCATCGGCTTTGGGGCAGGGCAGTTCTGTATCACATATCACCCTAGCAGTttggagctgtgctgtgagTGTGGCGGGGTGCCGGACCTGGAAGGGTTACAGGAGCTGGCGGTATGGCAGCTGGTACAGAAGATCCTGCTGGGGTTGGACAGTGGTTATGAATGGCAGTGCTCTGATCTCTGCTCTACCTTGCTGGACAGCAGGGGAAATCAGGCTCTAAAGTGCCAACGAGGTTTAGattgaaataggaaaaaaatagagggCTCTTGTAAGTTGATGTTTAATGCTGGCCTGTGAAGTTGCCAAATTCCCTTTCTACCTGCTCCCAACAACTCCTTTGTCGGATCATTCTCTCCATATGGCTTTGATACACCACAATCGAGTAAGTTTTGCCTCAGGAGTTTTGGGCAGCAGCTACATTATTCATcgtttttccttctctctcgCCAGAGCCAAGGTTCAGGATAAGATCCAGCTGATCAATAACATGTTGGATAAGGTCAATGAGATGATCATTGGTGGTGGAATGGCATTCACCTTCCTCAAAGTGATCAACAACATGGAGGTACGAAAAGAGCAATTCGGTGCCTACTCCTAGGAAAGAATGCGGTCAGAATGTCCTTTATATATGCTAGTATTGAGAACTGGCTATCAGCTCTCTGCAAGAGTAGGGAGCACTGAGAAGTTACTTGACAATCACTTTGCAAAAATCAAATTGGTGCCTATGTCTAGCTAGGTGCGTTAGGAGAACAGTCTTTCCAGAATGGCTGGCTTGACTACTGCTGTAGTTTAGCTACAGTAGCTAAACAAACACCTCTCTCTTACTTTTCCCAAATAATTTCTCTAGATTGGTAACTCTCTGTTTGATGAAGAGGGATCAAAAATTGTCAAGGACCTGATGGCCAAGGCAGAGAAGAATGGCGTGAAGATTACTCTGCCTGTTGATTTCATCACTGCAGACAAATTTGATGAGCATGCACAGACTGGGGAAGCCACAGTGGCTTCAGGCATTCCTGCTGGCTGGATGGTAGGTTTTAATAGGCTTTAAGGGACTAAAAGAAGTAACAGGCAGCAGCGTGGTGGGAAGGACACCTTAAAGGAGTAGAAAAAGTAATTATCAttctttgcaaatgtttctgaaggTGGTCAAACTGTGTAGTGTGTTGGTTTAATGAAATGGAAGTCCTGTTTGTCCTgaatttttaagtttaaaatagcttttgtgAGGTTTgtattaaaacaacaaaactcctCTTAAAACCTTGAGTACAGTAGAAATCCCTTGTATTTGACAAATTTAAGTGGAGTTAGCAAAAGTTTCTAATCAAGGCTTCAAGCATCTGGCATTGacttaaaaatttaattacttGTACTAGGAAGATAAATACCACACCAGActccacctcctgcagcagctgctgataaatctttctgcttctcagtaTTCAGTGCATATAGAGAAATACTTGCTTCATATCTGGGGCTAAGGGGGAAGCTTCTGAGGATCCCAGCTAAACATTGGCGATTTGAGATGAGGGTCAGCAGGAAGTGTATCAATGGCTTCTTTTACTTGTCTTAGGGCTTGGACTGTGGCCCTCAAAGTGTGGCAAAGTTTGTTGAAGTTGTGGGAAGGGCCAAGCAAATTGTGTGGAATGGCCCAGTCGGTGTCTTTGAGTGGGACAAGTTTGCCAAAGGAACCAAAGCCCTGATGGACAAAGTGGTAGAAGTAACTGGAAAGGGCACCATCACCATTATTGGTAAGCAGCTGTAtgtgtttcttcttgtctttctaAATGCAACAATGCTTGCCAGTACcatgttaaaaatacttgtcaaattctttttcttccctcatgTTTTCATCTGTCCTTCAGCTTGGAGATaggactttaaaaaatgttgtatGTACCGATGCAGAGTATTTGGGAGCAGGACCAGCACATAGCAAGGCTGTGGCCCTTAAGCTgaacaaaatctgaatttcctgtgtgtttcattgattatatttttttgtttgtactaCAGGTGGTGGAGATACAGCTACTTGCTGTGCAAAGTGGAACACTGAGGATAAAGTTAGCCATGTCAGCACCGGAGGTGGCGCCAGCCTGGAACTGCTAGAGGGTAAATGTTCCTTTATTTTAACTACTTCGAGCGAATTGGGTACTTCGGGTGTTCTGCCACATGTTGATACTCAAGAAATCACGATGGGGTGAACGTCTTTTCTGTTCCACCATGTGGAGTTGAACATAGCTTTTGAGCAACGAGCTCCTCATTGCTCTTCTGTAGTCCTCctagaggaagagaggaaagaaaatggagtaTTCTTGCAAGCAACACAGTCTGCCACtcccagaaagcaaaaatgctggaatagaaaataaaacGGCCTTGAGAGCGAGCTTACTTTTGTGGATGATCCCCTGAGACACGCTAACCAGACTGTTTAAAATGCCCAGTTTCTGTGAGGGAAATCACATCAGAATAGTCTGGAATTTTTGCCAGAAGTTTCCTTTTGGGCACATTGTTTGAAATTCCGTGGTTTTGGGGAGCCCTCTAGTGATCGATCACAAACGTGCACAAGTATACTTGGAATTCAAAATGGTGAGAATTTACAGGATTCCTCTAATGAGTTACATTGTACTCTAAATgagttttcatttcctctggTAATTAGCTGTTTCCCAATATGGGTAAATTATCTAATGCTGTCAGCTTCTCTGTAGAAGAGAAACTGCAATAAACTGCATTGCAGCTGCTAGTTTCCAGCAGTTATATGCGAGAcagagcttttgtttctgttgcctAGGGAGTGATGGTAAAGGGAAAGAATGCAGATGGCTAGAAGGAAACACTGTGCAACTGATTTATTCAAAAGAACAAACTTGTCTAAGTTTTGGCCCAAAatgtgggtttgtgtgtgtgatctTTTAAATGTAACGGAAGTCTAGCTAATTAGAAAAGCTTCTGAAGATTAAAGAAGGCATGCACGCCccccacccaaaacccaacaaactggTGAGTTGTGAACAGTGTTAAAATTCAGTACTGCCATGCAGCTTCAGCATTAGAAGGTaggttttccaaaaaaaaaaaaaaaggcaaaaccagagGTCTGTCTTCGTTATTAAAGTAGgacaaaaagctaaaaatgctttagaaaacaTCGCACTTTAATAATCTGGGCCCTCATGCTCAGACATGAGCATATTCCTTGCTTCCATCAGTTGGAATGAGGCATGTAAATATCTAGACCTGGGTGTTTTAGTCCCAGTAAAAGACTTGAGACTTGTAGgaggctttgtttctttttctgaattaattcttaaaatttCCACCACACACTCCAAAATTCTATTTATGTGCCACTAGAGATTAAAGAAAGTATGCAGCAACTCCCTAGACCAAACCAAAAATCTGTTTGCCATCAAACTTAATGGAAAAAGATCTTAGGTGTTTGGATCTGACCCTAGCAGAGACTTGGCTAGAAATTTACCATTATTGTTAACTGAGAATTGATGACTGTGGTACGTTAAGAATCTGTCTGCTGAC is a genomic window containing:
- the PGK1 gene encoding phosphoglycerate kinase 1; protein product: MSLSNKLTLDKVDVKGKRVVMRVDFNVPMKDHKITNNQRIKAAVPTIKHCLDHGAKSVVLMSHLGRPDGVPMPEKFSLAPVAVELKALLGREVLFLKDCVGPEVEKACANPAAGSIILLENLRFHVEEEGKGKDASGNKIKADSAKVEAFRASLSKLGDVYVNDAFGTAHRAHSSMVGVNLPQKAAGFLMKKELDYFAKALESPERPFLAILGGAKVQDKIQLINNMLDKVNEMIIGGGMAFTFLKVINNMEIGNSLFDEEGSKIVKDLMAKAEKNGVKITLPVDFITADKFDEHAQTGEATVASGIPAGWMGLDCGPQSVAKFVEVVGRAKQIVWNGPVGVFEWDKFAKGTKALMDKVVEVTGKGTITIIGGGDTATCCAKWNTEDKVSHVSTGGGASLELLEGKVLPGVDALSNV